The Clostridium chauvoei genome has a window encoding:
- a CDS encoding ATP-binding cassette domain-containing protein, translating into MLQLKNVTKNFKKTTVVDNISFDVNEGEIVGLLGENGAGKTTTLRMVSTMLQISNGEITVNGIDVKKNPEKVRKEIGILFGGDVGLYDRLTGRENIRYFANLYGMSKLEANKRIDDLAKSFGMEDYIDKPVGKYSRGMKQKISISRSIVHNPSVMLFDEPTTGLDVSAARIVQSFILQCKKENKVILFSSHSMKEVEKLCDRVVIINKGNLLENSTIEHLKEKHNNNDLEEVFLNLIGGHTNE; encoded by the coding sequence ATGTTACAATTAAAAAATGTAACAAAAAACTTCAAGAAAACTACTGTAGTAGACAATATTTCTTTCGATGTAAATGAAGGAGAAATTGTTGGACTTCTTGGAGAAAATGGAGCTGGTAAAACAACTACTTTAAGAATGGTATCTACAATGCTACAAATTTCTAATGGCGAAATAACAGTTAATGGAATTGATGTTAAAAAGAATCCTGAAAAAGTTAGAAAAGAAATAGGAATTCTTTTTGGTGGAGATGTAGGTCTTTATGACAGACTTACAGGAAGAGAAAATATTAGGTATTTTGCTAACTTATATGGAATGAGTAAATTAGAAGCTAATAAAAGAATTGATGATCTTGCTAAAAGCTTTGGAATGGAAGATTATATAGATAAACCTGTAGGAAAATATTCTAGAGGTATGAAACAAAAAATATCAATTTCTAGATCTATAGTTCATAACCCTTCTGTTATGCTATTTGATGAACCTACAACTGGTTTAGATGTTAGTGCTGCAAGAATAGTTCAAAGCTTTATTCTTCAATGTAAAAAAGAAAATAAAGTAATTTTATTTTCAAGCCACTCTATGAAAGAAGTTGAAAAATTATGTGATAGAGTTGTAATAATAAATAAAGGTAATCTTTTAGAAAATTCTACTATAGAACATCTAAAAGAAAAGCATAATAATAATGATTTAGAAGAAGTATTTTTAAATCTGATTGGAGGTCATACAAATGAGTAA
- a CDS encoding ABC transporter permease yields the protein MSNFLTVLKKELLDIFRDKKTLVFTLILPILLYPLMFKFMSSSMQKTQQDVEKEINIVIDGDSNSLMAKTLTSLENIKTPKVESPTESLKKGDIQLIVKIPENFDKDISEGKQASIELLIDEESNKSMLASSMVNSVYDTYKETIVQARLNEKGIDPSILKPFDIEVKSGINVDTDKVNGVASMLLTMIPTLIVILMISSTVGMAADLGAGEKERFTFEPLLSTSAKRDALLWGKIAALCTVSFTALMANLVVMIVSMQKFMSFGTDALNFKLTPSTIIGMLIVCVLLLVTLCSMQISVSLYARSTKEANSYLTAITMPTMLLAFIPYITDAKNINPVFFNIPITNSICLMKEFVVGIFNVKHIAIVLGWHIVYIVAAIIFAKFMFSKEEVIFRN from the coding sequence ATGAGTAACTTCCTAACTGTATTAAAAAAAGAATTATTAGATATATTTAGAGATAAAAAAACTTTAGTATTTACGTTAATACTACCAATACTTTTATATCCGTTAATGTTTAAATTTATGTCTTCTTCAATGCAAAAAACTCAACAAGATGTAGAAAAAGAAATAAATATAGTTATTGATGGAGATTCTAATTCTTTAATGGCAAAAACATTAACAAGTTTAGAAAATATTAAAACTCCTAAAGTTGAATCTCCTACGGAATCTCTAAAAAAGGGTGACATTCAGCTTATTGTAAAAATACCTGAAAACTTTGATAAAGATATATCAGAAGGTAAGCAAGCATCAATTGAATTATTAATTGATGAAGAGTCAAATAAATCTATGCTTGCAAGTAGTATGGTTAATAGTGTTTATGATACTTATAAGGAAACTATTGTACAAGCTAGATTAAATGAAAAAGGAATAGATCCATCTATACTTAAACCTTTTGATATAGAAGTTAAGTCTGGAATAAATGTAGATACTGATAAAGTTAATGGCGTTGCCTCCATGCTTCTTACAATGATCCCTACACTAATAGTTATTTTAATGATTTCTTCTACTGTTGGTATGGCTGCTGACTTAGGTGCTGGTGAAAAAGAAAGATTTACTTTTGAACCATTACTTTCAACATCAGCTAAAAGAGATGCATTACTTTGGGGTAAGATAGCTGCTCTTTGTACTGTTTCATTTACAGCCTTAATGGCAAATTTAGTTGTAATGATTGTATCAATGCAGAAGTTTATGTCTTTTGGAACTGACGCTCTTAATTTTAAACTTACACCATCCACTATAATTGGTATGTTAATTGTATGTGTATTACTTTTAGTTACTTTATGTTCAATGCAAATATCCGTTAGTCTTTATGCAAGATCAACTAAAGAGGCTAATTCTTACTTAACTGCTATAACAATGCCTACAATGCTATTAGCATTTATACCTTATATAACGGATGCTAAAAACATAAATCCAGTATTCTTTAATATTCCTATTACAAACTCTATTTGTTTAATGAAAGAATTTGTTGTTGGCATATTTAATGTAAAACATATTGCTATAGTTTTAGGTTGGCATATAGTATATATAGTTGCTGCAATTATATTTGCTAAATTTATGTTCTCTAAAGAAGAAGTTATTTTTAGAAATTAA